In one Suricata suricatta isolate VVHF042 chromosome 9, meerkat_22Aug2017_6uvM2_HiC, whole genome shotgun sequence genomic region, the following are encoded:
- the LOC115301229 gene encoding olfactory receptor 11H6-like: MNMSGVSTVTEFILLSFSCSREIQVLLFMLFFVSYILTLMGNGAIVCAVKLDHRLHTPMYILLANFSFLEICYINTTVPNMLKNFLSETKTISFTACFFQFYFFFSMGTTETFLLPLMAFDRYLAICQPLHYPNIMNIHLCMNLVALCWVTAFLCYPVPIYFITQLPFCGPNTIDHFVXXXXXXXXXXXXXXXXXXXXXXXXXXXXXXXXXXSAAGRRKAFSTCGSHLAVVSLFYGALMVMYISPTSGNAAGIQKIVTLFYSSVTPLINPLIYSLRNKDMKAALRKIHTCTKISQSE, translated from the coding sequence ATGAATATGTCAGGAGTCAGCACAGTGACCGAATTCATACTACTGAGTTTTTCATGCTCCAGAGAGATTCAGGTCCTCCTCTTCATGTTGTTCTTTGTGTCCTACATCCTGACACTGATGGGGAATGGGGCCATTGTCTGTGCAGTGAAGCTGGATCACCGGCTTCACACCCCCATGTACATTCTGCTGGCCAACTTCTCATTCCTGGAGATCTGTTACATCAACACCACTGTTCCCAATATGTTAAAGAACTTCCTCTCTGAGACCAAAACCATCTCTTTCACTGCTTGCTTCTTCcagttctatttcttcttctccatGGGTACCACTGAGACATTCTTATTGCCCCTCATGGCTTTTGATCGGTACTTGGCCATCTGCCAGCCTCTCCATTATCCTAACATCATGAACATCCATCTCTGCATGAACCTGGTGGCCCTCTGCTGGGTCACAGCCTTCCTCTGCTATCCGGTCCCTATCTATTTTATCACACAACTCCCTTTTTGTGGCCCTAATACCATTGACCACTTTGTCTNNNNNNNNNNNNNNNNNNNNNNNNNNNNNNNNNNNNNNNNNNNNNNNNNNNNNNNNNNNNNNNNNNNNNNNNNNNNNNNNNNNNNNNNNNNNNNNNNNNNGTCAGCAGCTGGCCGACGTaaggccttctccacctgtggTTCCCACCTGGCTGTGGTGTCTCTCTTCTATGGAGCCCTCATGGTCATGTACATCAGCCCAACCTCTGGAAATGCAGCTGGGATACAGAAGATTGTAACCTTGTTCTACTCATCAGTGACCCCACTTATAAACCCACTGATCTACAGTCTCCGGAACAAAGACATGAAGGCTGCCTTGAGAAAAATTCATACGTGCACAAAAATTAGTCAAAGTGAATGA